One part of the Thermanaeromonas sp. C210 genome encodes these proteins:
- a CDS encoding 4Fe-4S dicluster domain-containing protein: MKLQWGMVIDLRRCVGCHACTVACQIENGLELQERWNKVFKVGPEGHFPYLTYYNFTAACMHCQEAPCVEGCPTGASRREDNGIVVVDETRCIGCKFCVLVCPYEARRFDHKRGVVRKCTLCIERLNNGQLPRCVETCQLKARHVGDLDDPEGEVVQLIRRENAQPLFPHLGTKPSVYYIVP, encoded by the coding sequence CGGTGCGTCGGCTGCCACGCCTGCACCGTGGCGTGCCAGATAGAGAACGGGCTGGAGCTGCAGGAGAGATGGAACAAGGTATTTAAGGTGGGGCCGGAGGGGCACTTCCCCTACCTCACCTATTACAATTTCACCGCTGCCTGCATGCACTGTCAGGAAGCCCCCTGTGTTGAGGGGTGCCCGACGGGCGCCAGCAGAAGGGAAGACAACGGCATTGTGGTGGTCGATGAGACTCGATGTATAGGCTGCAAATTCTGCGTTCTCGTGTGCCCCTATGAGGCCAGGAGATTTGACCATAAGAGGGGCGTAGTGCGCAAGTGCACTCTGTGTATTGAACGGCTCAACAACGGGCAACTTCCCCGGTGCGTCGAAACCTGCCAGCTAAAGGCCAGGCATGTGGGGGATCTTGATGACCCCGAGGGTGAGGTGGTGCAGTTGATACGCAGGGAAAACGCCCAACCCCTTTTTCCTCACCTGGGTACGAAGCCTTCGGTCTATTATATAGTCCCGTAG
- the nrfD gene encoding NrfD/PsrC family molybdoenzyme membrane anchor subunit, translating into MERRQRIWGSLAVGYFFLASVGAGCLITGLILDWWWAFPEDGRPPEWLGLCGLVLAGTGGMLLLAELGQKMRFPMVFLRPRSVMSLGAWALGAFLLFSFAYFLAGLVFPGWGGLRMVAGAGGCIAAVVLVVYPGLELGEARGRPFWQPAGLVPLWVVSSAVGGVAVGGLVVAALDGPYAALLSALQAWGLFLSVLQLIFAAGYVLGMLRSGVREARESAEMLVRGPLKAWFWGGLIFLGHVIPWILLVTPAAGWAWAFFLVGVLGLRHVVVAAGLSLALPGNRHEYPEEEELASWAARLEEAWARQSQTLNL; encoded by the coding sequence ATGGAAAGGCGTCAAAGGATATGGGGTTCTTTGGCCGTCGGGTACTTCTTTTTGGCTTCCGTGGGCGCCGGTTGTCTGATAACAGGCTTAATCTTAGATTGGTGGTGGGCCTTCCCGGAGGATGGAAGGCCACCGGAATGGCTCGGCCTCTGCGGGCTGGTGCTGGCCGGAACGGGCGGGATGCTCTTGCTGGCCGAACTGGGCCAAAAAATGCGGTTTCCTATGGTTTTCCTGCGGCCGCGTTCGGTCATGTCCCTAGGCGCATGGGCCCTGGGAGCTTTTCTTCTGTTTTCCTTTGCCTATTTCCTCGCCGGCCTGGTGTTCCCCGGGTGGGGAGGGCTCCGGATGGTGGCCGGTGCAGGCGGATGCATCGCCGCCGTGGTCCTGGTGGTTTATCCCGGGTTGGAACTGGGAGAGGCTAGGGGCAGGCCCTTCTGGCAGCCGGCCGGGTTGGTCCCTCTATGGGTGGTGAGTTCTGCCGTAGGCGGCGTGGCCGTTGGCGGTCTGGTGGTTGCCGCCCTGGACGGCCCTTATGCTGCCTTGCTCTCCGCCCTCCAGGCATGGGGGTTATTCTTGAGCGTTTTGCAGTTGATCTTTGCGGCCGGCTACGTGCTGGGAATGCTGAGGAGCGGCGTTCGGGAGGCCAGGGAAAGTGCAGAAATGCTGGTCCGCGGCCCGCTGAAGGCATGGTTCTGGGGCGGCCTAATTTTCCTGGGACACGTTATCCCGTGGATCCTCCTCGTAACCCCCGCGGCCGGATGGGCGTGGGCCTTCTTCCTCGTGGGTGTGCTGGGGCTGCGCCATGTAGTGGTGGCGGCGGGTTTGTCCCTGGCTCTGCCGGGGAACCGGCATGAATACCCGGAGGAGGAAGAACTGGCTTCCTGGGCCGCTAGACTGGAAGAGGCCTGGGCGCGGCAGTCGCAGACCTTGAATTTATAG
- a CDS encoding GNAT family N-acetyltransferase: MNSEALVAKGISGLMVIEFAKPEETAEVEELLAGAGMGLWGSTEEYVIVRESSRLLGCAKLVRTAPDAFHLETLVVGPQGRGRGLGGRFIEELLKRPWAYCRSLASAAPPVGDTYSITVVSRGGAAGFYRRYGFRDHTFKALPSPYREQCDGCEEFNICRPIPLRFTGRVR, encoded by the coding sequence GTGAATTCGGAAGCCTTGGTCGCAAAAGGCATATCGGGGCTGATGGTAATAGAATTTGCTAAACCCGAAGAGACGGCCGAAGTTGAGGAACTGCTGGCGGGCGCGGGCATGGGTTTGTGGGGTTCCACAGAAGAATATGTGATCGTCAGGGAGTCCTCGCGCCTTTTGGGGTGTGCCAAATTGGTGCGAACCGCCCCTGACGCTTTCCATTTGGAAACCCTGGTCGTAGGACCCCAAGGAAGGGGGCGCGGCTTAGGAGGGAGGTTCATCGAAGAGCTTCTTAAGCGGCCTTGGGCCTACTGCCGTTCTCTAGCCTCTGCGGCTCCTCCGGTGGGAGACACCTACAGCATCACAGTGGTTTCCCGGGGAGGGGCGGCCGGCTTCTACCGCCGGTACGGCTTCCGGGATCATACCTTTAAGGCTTTGCCCAGTCCCTACCGGGAGCAGTGTGACGGCTGCGAGGAGTTTAACATCTGCAGGCCGATACCTCTAAGGTTCACGGGGAGGGTGCGCTGA